In a genomic window of Nyctibius grandis isolate bNycGra1 chromosome 4, bNycGra1.pri, whole genome shotgun sequence:
- the RPP30 gene encoding ribonuclease P protein subunit p30 isoform X4 produces MAGFADLNVPYGPDKKPLQSLLEAAAHLGYSAVALNHVIDFKEKKQEIGKPVSPSELFPSLPIVQGTSKRIKVLTRLTLVVSDPSHCNLLRSTSANIRLYDIIAVFPKTEKLFHIACTTLDVDLVCINVTEKLPFYFRRPPVNMAIDRGIYFELLYTPAIKDSTMRRYTISNAISLMQICKGKVTEVCCLACQRAKPRQPCLPTAEPPCSMEKLGRVPVG; encoded by the exons ATGGCCGGCTTCGCCGACCTGAACGTGCCGTATGGGCCGGACAAAAAGCCCCTGCAGAGCCTGCTGGAGGCCGCCGCGCACC TGGGATATTCTGCAGTTGCTCTTAATCATGTcattgattttaaagaaaagaaacag GAAATCGGCAAGCCAGTATCTCCTTCAGAGTTGTTTCCATCTTTGCCTATTGTACAA GGTACATCTAAAAGAATTAAAGTCTTAACCCGGCTAACACTTGTTGTTTCTGATCCTTCCCACTGTAATCTCTTG AGATCAACATCTGCAAATATAAGGTTATATGACATCATAGCAGTATTTCCGAAGACTGAGAAATTGTTCCAT ATTGCTTGCACAACTCTAGATGTGGATCTGGTATGcataaatgtaacagaaaagctgCCATTCTACTTCCGAAGGCCCCCTGTGAATATG GCAATAGACCGAGGCATTTACTTTGAACTACTTTACACGCCTGCCATCAAAGACTCCACAATGAGGAGATACACAATTTCCAATGCGATCAGCCTGATGCAGATCTGCAAAGGAAAG GTGACAGAGGTTTGCTGTTTGGCCTGTCAGAGAGCGAAGCCAAGGCAGCCGTGTCTACCAACTGCAGAGCCGCCATGCTCCATGGAG